One window of the Trifolium pratense cultivar HEN17-A07 linkage group LG2, ARS_RC_1.1, whole genome shotgun sequence genome contains the following:
- the LOC123906899 gene encoding signal recognition particle receptor subunit beta-like isoform X2, whose translation MQQELEVWKEQASHMWNVANDYLREVPPNQLYAAAAIALFTTLLLLLLRLLKRTKSNTIVLTGLSGSGKTVIFYQLRDGSTHQGTVTSMEPNEDTFILHSETTKKIKPVHIVDVPGHSRLRPKLDEYLPLAAGIVFVVDALDFLPNCRAASEYLYDLLTKGSVVRKKIPLLILCNKTDKVTAHTKEFIRRQIEKEIDKLRVSRNAVSDADVTNEFTLGVPDEPFSFTQCANKVTTADASGLTGELSQLEEFIREHVKP comes from the exons ATGCAACAAGAGTTAGAGGTATGGAAGGAACAAGCTTCTCATATGTGGAATGTGGCAAATGATTATCTTCGCGAGGTTCCTCCCAATCAGCTCTATGCCGCTGCTGCTATTGCGCTTTTCACAACCCTGCTTCTTCTCTTAC TGCGGCTTTTGAAGCGCACTAAGTCTAACACCATTGTGTTGACGGGACTTAGTGGGAGTGGGAAAACCGTTATCTTCTATCAG CTTAGGGATGGCTCTACTCACCAGGGTACTGTTACATCAATGGAACCTAATGAAGACACTTTTATTCTTCATAGCGAAACAACGAAG AAGATAAAACCGGTTCATATTGTTGATGTTCCTGGACATTCTCGTCTTCGACCCAAATTGGATGAGTACTTGCCTCTAGCAGCTGGCATAGTCTTTGTTGTTGATGCTTTGGACTTCTTACCAAATTGCCGTGCTGCCTCAGA GTACCTATATGATCTGTTAACTAAGGGAAGTGTTGTGAGGAAGAAGATTCCACTGCTTATTCTCTGCAACAAAACCGACAAAGTCACTGCTCACACCAAAGAATTTATCCGCAGACAAATTGAGAAAGAAAT CGACAAATTACGGGTATCAAGAAATGCAGTTTCAGATGCTGACGTTACAAATGAGTTTACTTTGGGGGTACCTGATGAGCCATTTTCCTTTACACAGTGCGCTAACAAAGTTACAACTGCAGATGCTTCTGGTTTAACCGGGGAGTTATCTCAGCTAGAAGAGTTTATCAGAGAACACGTGAAGCCATAA
- the LOC123906899 gene encoding signal recognition particle receptor subunit beta-like isoform X1, translating to MQQELEVWKEQASHMWNVANDYLREVPPNQLYAAAAIALFTTLLLLLLRLLKRTKSNTIVLTGLSGSGKTVIFYQLRDGSTHQGTVTSMEPNEDTFILHSETTKKKIKPVHIVDVPGHSRLRPKLDEYLPLAAGIVFVVDALDFLPNCRAASEYLYDLLTKGSVVRKKIPLLILCNKTDKVTAHTKEFIRRQIEKEIDKLRVSRNAVSDADVTNEFTLGVPDEPFSFTQCANKVTTADASGLTGELSQLEEFIREHVKP from the exons ATGCAACAAGAGTTAGAGGTATGGAAGGAACAAGCTTCTCATATGTGGAATGTGGCAAATGATTATCTTCGCGAGGTTCCTCCCAATCAGCTCTATGCCGCTGCTGCTATTGCGCTTTTCACAACCCTGCTTCTTCTCTTAC TGCGGCTTTTGAAGCGCACTAAGTCTAACACCATTGTGTTGACGGGACTTAGTGGGAGTGGGAAAACCGTTATCTTCTATCAG CTTAGGGATGGCTCTACTCACCAGGGTACTGTTACATCAATGGAACCTAATGAAGACACTTTTATTCTTCATAGCGAAACAACGAAG AAGAAGATAAAACCGGTTCATATTGTTGATGTTCCTGGACATTCTCGTCTTCGACCCAAATTGGATGAGTACTTGCCTCTAGCAGCTGGCATAGTCTTTGTTGTTGATGCTTTGGACTTCTTACCAAATTGCCGTGCTGCCTCAGA GTACCTATATGATCTGTTAACTAAGGGAAGTGTTGTGAGGAAGAAGATTCCACTGCTTATTCTCTGCAACAAAACCGACAAAGTCACTGCTCACACCAAAGAATTTATCCGCAGACAAATTGAGAAAGAAAT CGACAAATTACGGGTATCAAGAAATGCAGTTTCAGATGCTGACGTTACAAATGAGTTTACTTTGGGGGTACCTGATGAGCCATTTTCCTTTACACAGTGCGCTAACAAAGTTACAACTGCAGATGCTTCTGGTTTAACCGGGGAGTTATCTCAGCTAGAAGAGTTTATCAGAGAACACGTGAAGCCATAA
- the LOC123906898 gene encoding uncharacterized protein LOC123906898: MILEPHLASTMTPDTNTLSYWLNWRFFVCALFIFSTMGLASFLIWKYEEFNKSRYERVEEGRRETVGLLYEDEAWNTCLKGIHPNWLLAYRIISFLVLLTLLIANVVVNGGGIFFYYTLWTFALVTIYFALACCFSFNEIYFNHKKFEGNTSDAERGTSVAPRLDGISDIPFLSKSSYTYRESLGQNTAGVRGYTIQILFQTCAGASMLTDIVYWLILYPLTSPKGSGLDIFTVSMHSVNAVLLLGETSLNCMSFPVFRSAYFILWTATFVIFQWIIHAVVSISWPYPFLDLSSPYAPLWYLAVGIMHIPCYSVFALIVKLKHLWLSKLCPGACQFLR; encoded by the exons AT GATTCTCGAGCCACACTTGGCATCTACCATGACACCAGATACTAATACCTTGAGTTATTGGTTGAATTGGAGATTTTTCGTATGTGcactatttattttttccacTATGGGTTTAGCATCATTTTTGATATGGAAGTATGAAGAATTCAATAAATCAAGATATGAGAGGGTAGAAGAAGGGCGGCGAGAAACGGTTGGGTTGCTATACGAAGATGAAGCATGGAATACATGTCTTAAAGGAATCCATCCTAATTGGCTTCTTGCTTACAGAATAATTTCTTTTCTTGTGCTTTTGACTTTGCTCATTGCTAATGTAGTTGTTAATGGAGGTggcatatttttctactacacTCT GTGGACATTTGCTTTGGTCACTATTTACTTTGCG CTTGCATGTTGTTTTTCCTTCAATGAAATTTACTTCAACCACAAGAAATTTGAGGGAAACACATCAGATGCAGAACGAGGCACTTCTGTGGCTCCAAGACTCGATGGAATTTCAGATATACCTTTCCTATCTAAGAGTTCGTATACCTATCGGGAATCTCTCGGTCAGAATACTGCTGGTGTAAGGGGTTATACTATTCAAATATTATTTCAG ACTTGTGCAGGTGCTTCGATGCTCACTGACATTGTATACTGGCTCATTCTTTATCCTCTTACGTCACCCAAAGGCTCCGGTCTCGATATT TTCACCGTTAGTATGCACTCTGTTAACGCTGTGCTACTCCTTGGTGAAACATCATTGAATTGCATG AGTTTTCCGGTGTTTCGATCCGCATATTTTATCTTGTGGACGGCTACATTTGTGATTTTTCAGTGGATCATCCACGCCGTTGTTTCGATTAG TTGGCCTTACCCTTTCCTTGATTTGTCCTCCCCATATGCACCCTTATG GTACTTGGCCGTAGGTATAATGCACATTCCATGCTATAGCGTCTTTGCCTTAATAGTGAAGTTGAAGCACTTGTGGTTGTCAAAATTGTGTCCTGGTGCATGTCAGTTTctacgatga
- the LOC123906896 gene encoding uncharacterized protein LOC123906896 has product MTTDTNTLSYWLNWRFFLCALFIFFTMGLASFLIWKYEEFNKSRNERVEEGRRETVGLLYEDEAWNTCLKGIHPNWLLAYRIISFLVLLGLLIANVAVDGGGIFFFYTQWTFTLVTIYFALASCFSLNKTCFNHKKFEGNTSDAERGTYVAPTLDGISDIPTLSKRSYSYRESLSQNTAGIWGYTIQILFQTCAGASVLTDLVFWLVLYPFVTPKDFRLDIFTVGMHSVNAVLLLGETSLNCMSFPVFRFAYFILWTVTFVIFQWIIHAAVSLWWPYPFLDLSSPYAPLWYLAVGIMHIPCYSVFALIVKLKHLWLSKLCPGACQFLR; this is encoded by the exons ATGACAACAGATACTAATACCTTGAGTTATTGGTTGAATTGGAGATTTTTCCTATGtgcactatttatttttttcactatGGGTTTAGCATCATTTTTGATATGGAAGTATGAAGAATTCAATAAATCAAGAAATGAGAGGGTAGAAGAAGGGCGGCGAGAAACGGTTGGGTTACTATATGAAGATGAAGCATGGAATACATGTCTTAAAGGAATTCATCCTAATTGGCTTCTTGCTTATAGAATAATTTCTTTTCTTGTGCTTTTGGGTTTGCTCATTGCTAATGTAGCTGTTGATGGAGGTGGCATATTTTTCTTCTACACTCA GTGGACATTTACTTTGGTCACTATTTACTTTGCG CTTGCATCTTGTTTTTCCTTAAATAAAACTTGCTTCAACCACAAGAAATTTGAGGGAAACACATCAGATGCAGAACGAGGCACTTATGTGGCTCCAACACTTGATGGAATTTCAGATATACCTACCCTATCTAAGCGTTCGTATTCCTATCGAGAATCTCTCAGTCAGAATACTGCTGGTATATGGGGTTATACTATTCAAATATTATTTCAG ACTTGTGCAGGTGCTTCGGTGCTCACTGACCTTGTATTCTGGCTCGTTCTTTATCCTTTTGTGACACCCAAAGACTTCCGTCTCGATATT TTCACTGTTGGTATGCACTCTGTTAATGCTGTGCTACTCCTTGGTGAAACATCATTGAATTGCATG AGCTTTCCAGTGTTTCGATTCGCATATTTTATCTTGTGGACGGTCACATTTGTGATTTTTCAGTGGATCATCCACGCCGCTGTTTCGCTTTG GTGGCCTTACCCTTTCCTTGATTTGTCATCCCCATATGCACCCTTATG GTACTTGGCTGTAGGTATAATGCACATTCCATGCTATAGCGTCTTTGCCTTAATAGTGAAGTTGAAGCACTTGTGGTTGTCAAAATTGTGTCCTGGTGCATGTCAGTTTctacgatga